The Longimicrobium sp. genome contains a region encoding:
- a CDS encoding efflux RND transporter permease subunit gives MVIQFRSFVEPLIITLAAPLSFVGAMALLLVTGTPLNVSSLMGMVLLVGLIVKNGIILLDFTYHRMKHDGEALGEAIRVAARTRLRPILMTTLCMLFGLLPLALGVGAGAELQRPLALAVIGGLALSTPITLFLVPAFVVAIRGRGYRLDGAEAP, from the coding sequence ATGGTGATCCAGTTCCGCTCGTTCGTGGAGCCGCTGATCATCACGCTGGCCGCGCCGCTCTCGTTCGTGGGGGCGATGGCGCTGCTGCTGGTCACCGGCACCCCGCTGAACGTTTCCAGCCTGATGGGGATGGTGCTGCTGGTGGGGCTGATCGTGAAGAACGGCATCATCCTGCTGGACTTCACCTACCACCGCATGAAGCACGACGGCGAGGCGCTGGGCGAGGCCATTCGCGTGGCCGCGCGCACCCGCCTGCGGCCCATCCTGATGACCACGCTCTGCATGCTCTTCGGCCTGCTGCCGCTGGCGCTGGGCGTGGGGGCGGGCGCCGAGCTGCAGCGGCCGCTGGCGCTGGCGGTGATCGGCGGGCTGGCGCTGTCCACCCCCATCACCCTGTTCCTGGTCCCCGCCTTCGTCGTCGCCATCCGCGGCCGCGGCTACCGCCTGGACGGCGCCGAGGCGCCCTGA
- a CDS encoding peptidoglycan-binding domain-containing protein, producing MLLAVLSATAAEAQATAAGRGRVVLPEGSVIIVRTTAPLESNTARVGQAFETIVADTVRADNFTVIPAGSRIRGVVTFAQPADRQRSGVIEVNFDRLTLPDGAVLPLSGKLTSTDAAERRQIESDPNARVVLVGGRGGVGATIAGAGSENTPASGILAALGTLLSQARDVRVPRGTPLAVQLEQRLVLSRRGAARSPDSYTIYTAEDRIRAAQQALARQNYYRGAVTGQLDDATQRALFEFQVDKGIIATGNLDGRTAQALGINATAPGGATGRAVLSAEEASLLRRAGQALVGRYRQDMAVSTTGRLDAGRAYDEGDMELWFALSAFADNSSLYEQLVRVPGNASGSEAAGRALVGAARRVDAAMQGAGASQAVQSAWASMRRQLAELDPAYR from the coding sequence GTGCTCCTGGCCGTGCTCTCCGCGACCGCCGCCGAGGCGCAGGCCACCGCCGCGGGGAGAGGGCGAGTCGTGCTGCCGGAGGGGAGCGTGATCATCGTGCGGACCACCGCGCCGCTGGAATCGAACACGGCGCGGGTGGGGCAGGCGTTCGAGACCATCGTCGCGGACACCGTCCGCGCCGACAACTTCACGGTGATCCCGGCCGGGAGCCGGATCCGCGGGGTCGTCACCTTCGCCCAGCCGGCCGATCGCCAGCGCTCGGGCGTCATCGAGGTGAACTTCGACCGGCTGACGCTGCCGGACGGCGCGGTGCTCCCGCTGAGCGGGAAGCTGACCAGCACCGACGCCGCCGAGCGGCGCCAGATCGAATCGGACCCGAACGCGCGCGTCGTGCTGGTGGGCGGACGCGGCGGAGTGGGGGCGACCATCGCGGGGGCCGGGTCCGAGAACACCCCGGCGTCCGGCATCCTGGCGGCGCTGGGCACGCTGCTCTCGCAGGCCCGCGACGTCCGCGTGCCCCGGGGCACCCCGCTGGCCGTGCAGCTGGAGCAGAGGCTGGTGCTGAGCCGCCGCGGCGCCGCGCGGTCGCCCGATTCCTACACCATCTACACGGCGGAGGACCGCATCCGGGCGGCGCAGCAGGCCCTCGCGCGCCAGAACTACTATCGCGGCGCGGTCACCGGGCAGCTCGACGATGCCACGCAGCGGGCGCTGTTCGAATTCCAGGTGGACAAGGGGATCATCGCCACCGGGAACCTGGACGGCCGCACCGCGCAGGCGCTCGGCATCAACGCCACCGCGCCCGGCGGCGCCACGGGGAGGGCGGTTCTCTCGGCCGAAGAGGCGTCGCTCCTGCGCCGGGCGGGGCAGGCGCTGGTCGGCCGCTACCGGCAGGACATGGCGGTCTCCACCACGGGGCGGCTGGATGCGGGCCGCGCCTACGACGAGGGCGACATGGAGCTGTGGTTCGCGCTGTCGGCCTTCGCGGACAACAGCTCGCTGTACGAGCAGCTCGTGCGCGTGCCGGGGAACGCCTCCGGCTCGGAGGCGGCGGGCAGGGCGCTGGTGGGCGCGGCGCGGCGGGTGGACGCCGCCATGCAGGGCGCGGGCGCGTCGCAGGCGGTCCAGAGCGCCTGGGCGTCCATGCGCCGCCAGCTCGCCGAGCTGGATCCCGCGTACAGGTAG
- a CDS encoding dipeptidase produces the protein MSVNDYLQQNREQSVAELNELLRIPSISAKSEHRADTAAAAEWLAGRMRAIGLTTVEVVPTAGHPVVLGEWRGAPGAPTLLIYGHYDVQPPEPLDEWLSPPFEPTVRDGKLFARGSVDDKGQVYLHMKAVEAHLAANGSLPVNVVFCVEGEEEIGSPNLAEFLSANAGRLRCDAVMISDTTMFAPGLPSITIGLRGLAYMEVRVQGPSVDLHSGAYGGAVVNPANALAKIIAQLHDEQGRVTIPGFYDRVMEIEDAERRMIAGLPFKEEGLREEVGAPKLGGEAGYGPLERIWVRPTLDVNGLLSGYTGEGAKTVLPCRAMAKISMRLVPDQDHQEVERMFTDHVKSLAPEGVTVEVEALHGGQPWYAAPSGPVFEAARRALAKAYGREPVTIREGGSIPIVKAFEDTLHAPVVLIGFGLPGENAHAPNEWMSVDNFHRGAEAIAALYDELR, from the coding sequence ATGTCCGTCAACGACTATCTCCAGCAGAACCGCGAGCAGAGCGTAGCCGAGCTGAACGAGCTGCTGCGCATTCCCAGCATCAGCGCCAAGAGCGAGCACAGGGCCGACACCGCCGCCGCCGCCGAGTGGCTGGCCGGCCGCATGCGCGCCATCGGCCTCACCACCGTCGAGGTCGTCCCCACGGCGGGCCATCCGGTGGTGCTGGGCGAGTGGCGCGGGGCCCCGGGCGCGCCCACGCTCCTCATCTACGGCCACTACGACGTACAGCCGCCCGAGCCGCTGGACGAGTGGCTGTCGCCCCCCTTCGAGCCCACCGTGCGCGACGGCAAGCTGTTCGCGCGCGGCTCGGTGGACGACAAGGGGCAGGTGTATCTCCACATGAAGGCCGTGGAGGCGCACCTGGCGGCGAACGGCTCGCTCCCCGTGAACGTGGTCTTCTGCGTGGAGGGCGAGGAGGAGATCGGGTCGCCGAACCTGGCCGAGTTCCTGTCGGCCAACGCCGGGCGCCTGCGCTGCGACGCGGTGATGATCTCCGACACCACGATGTTCGCGCCCGGGCTGCCGTCCATCACCATCGGCCTGCGCGGGCTGGCGTACATGGAGGTGCGCGTGCAGGGGCCGTCGGTCGATCTCCACTCCGGCGCGTACGGCGGCGCGGTGGTGAATCCCGCCAACGCGCTGGCGAAGATCATCGCCCAATTGCATGACGAGCAGGGGCGCGTCACCATCCCCGGCTTCTACGACAGGGTGATGGAGATCGAGGACGCCGAGCGGCGGATGATCGCCGGGCTGCCGTTCAAGGAAGAAGGGCTGCGCGAGGAGGTGGGCGCTCCGAAGCTGGGCGGCGAGGCGGGATACGGCCCGCTGGAGCGCATCTGGGTGCGCCCGACGCTGGACGTGAACGGCCTCCTTTCCGGCTACACCGGCGAGGGGGCGAAGACGGTGCTCCCCTGCCGCGCGATGGCCAAGATCTCCATGCGCCTGGTTCCCGACCAGGACCACCAGGAGGTCGAGCGGATGTTCACCGACCATGTGAAGTCGCTCGCCCCCGAGGGCGTGACCGTGGAGGTCGAGGCGCTGCACGGCGGCCAGCCCTGGTACGCGGCGCCGAGCGGCCCCGTCTTCGAGGCCGCCCGCCGCGCGCTGGCGAAGGCGTACGGGCGCGAGCCGGTAACCATCCGCGAGGGCGGCTCCATCCCCATCGTGAAGGCGTTCGAGGACACGCTGCACGCGCCGGTGGTGCTGATCGGCTTCGGCCTGCCGGGCGAGAACGCGCACGCGCCCAACGAATGGATGTCGGTCGACAACTTCCACCGCGGCGCCGAGGCCATCGCGGCGCTGTACGACGAGCTGAGATGA
- a CDS encoding M2 family metallopeptidase, whose product MTETESTAALAPSADGEARAFVAELEARVAPLMRESHLASWDAAVGAGDDALERATRARAAVAMVFADAGDARKVREWLAARVGDALLRRQLVLLDHEFTRNQLPRETIEDLVRRGAELEHVFHTFRSTLRGRRLSNNELLEALQEAEDPGVRREAWEAAKEIGREVAGPLLELVRRRNAAARSQGFPNYYAMELHLQELGEERLFAVLDEFRDRTDEPFRRFRADMDGHLARRFGVRPDELRPWHWDDFFAQEAPAITGSVDLDAYFGALDPVALAREFFRGIGLPVDEVLANSDLYEREGKDQHAFCIDLDREGDVRVLCNMRPNEKWTSTILHELGHAAYDRYVPRELPFFLRTISHTLSTEAIAMYMGRLTRDPAWLREVPAARLAPGEAKDVEAQQRAAMLVSARWMLVMAYFERELYRDPDRPDLNAVWWELVERLQLIRRPDGRDAPDWASKIHLSLSPVYYHNYLLGELMASQISARARRGVPAGRSIAGHAEVGAFLREKIFAPGASLDWNELLVHATGEPLSPRYFVEEFVGG is encoded by the coding sequence ATGACCGAGACGGAGTCCACCGCGGCGCTGGCCCCGTCCGCCGACGGCGAGGCGCGCGCCTTCGTGGCGGAGCTGGAGGCGCGCGTGGCGCCTCTGATGCGCGAGTCGCACCTGGCCAGCTGGGACGCGGCGGTCGGCGCCGGCGACGACGCGCTGGAGCGCGCCACCCGCGCCCGCGCCGCCGTGGCGATGGTGTTCGCCGACGCCGGGGACGCGAGGAAGGTGCGCGAGTGGCTGGCCGCCCGCGTGGGAGACGCCCTGCTCCGCCGCCAGCTGGTGCTGCTGGACCACGAGTTCACGCGCAACCAGCTCCCGCGCGAGACCATCGAGGACCTGGTGCGCCGCGGCGCCGAGCTGGAGCACGTGTTCCACACCTTCCGGTCGACGCTCCGCGGCCGGCGGCTCTCCAACAACGAGCTGCTGGAGGCGCTGCAGGAGGCGGAGGACCCGGGGGTGCGCCGCGAGGCGTGGGAGGCGGCGAAGGAGATCGGGCGCGAGGTGGCCGGGCCGCTGCTGGAGCTGGTGCGCCGCCGCAACGCCGCCGCGCGCTCGCAGGGGTTCCCCAACTACTACGCGATGGAGCTGCACCTTCAGGAGCTGGGGGAAGAGCGGCTCTTCGCGGTGCTGGACGAGTTCCGCGACCGCACCGACGAGCCCTTCCGCCGCTTCCGCGCGGATATGGACGGGCACCTGGCCCGGCGCTTCGGCGTCCGGCCGGACGAACTGCGCCCCTGGCACTGGGACGACTTCTTCGCCCAGGAGGCGCCGGCGATCACGGGCTCGGTGGACCTGGACGCGTACTTCGGCGCGCTGGACCCGGTGGCGCTGGCGCGGGAGTTCTTCCGCGGCATCGGGCTGCCGGTGGACGAGGTGCTGGCGAACAGCGACCTGTACGAGCGCGAGGGCAAGGACCAGCACGCCTTCTGCATCGACCTGGACCGCGAGGGCGACGTGCGGGTGCTGTGCAACATGCGCCCGAACGAGAAGTGGACCAGCACCATCCTGCACGAGCTGGGGCACGCCGCGTACGACCGCTACGTCCCGCGCGAGCTGCCCTTCTTCCTGCGCACCATCTCGCACACGCTCTCCACCGAGGCCATCGCCATGTACATGGGCCGCCTCACGCGCGACCCGGCGTGGCTGCGCGAGGTGCCCGCCGCGCGGCTGGCGCCCGGCGAGGCGAAGGACGTGGAGGCGCAGCAGCGCGCGGCGATGCTGGTGTCCGCGCGGTGGATGCTGGTGATGGCGTACTTCGAGCGCGAGCTGTACCGCGACCCGGACCGGCCGGACCTGAACGCCGTCTGGTGGGAGCTGGTGGAGCGGCTGCAGCTCATCCGCCGGCCGGACGGGCGCGACGCGCCGGACTGGGCCAGCAAGATCCACCTGTCGCTGTCGCCCGTGTACTACCACAACTACCTGCTGGGCGAGCTGATGGCGTCGCAGATCTCCGCCCGCGCGCGGCGCGGGGTGCCTGCGGGGCGCAGCATCGCCGGGCACGCGGAGGTGGGCGCCTTCCTGCGCGAGAAGATCTTCGCCCCCGGCGCGTCGCTGGACTGGAACGAGCTGCTGGTGCACGCCACCGGCGAGCCGCTGTCGCCGCGCTACTTCGTCGAGGAGTTCGTGGGCGGGTGA
- a CDS encoding glycoside hydrolase domain-containing protein, translating to MSLIGTVTNAAVGQVGFDTASTVTQAALQAAKQRNYTFAIRYVRRAVAHAGDLTQTEAQMILNAGLSLMAVQYVESENAWTPSAAKGTQNGNNGVAYAKSIGLPPGINLWCDLEGVATSTPASETDAYCRAWYAAVKAAGYVPGLYVGWNPGLNPTQLWKLPFQHYWRSFNLNNDQVPANRGTQMTQRSHGALPGLDPSTFDEDVITGDHMGGVPVWLSPLG from the coding sequence ATGTCTCTGATCGGCACCGTCACGAACGCGGCGGTCGGGCAGGTCGGCTTCGACACCGCCTCGACCGTCACCCAGGCCGCCCTGCAGGCGGCCAAACAGCGCAACTACACCTTCGCCATCCGCTACGTGCGCCGCGCCGTGGCCCACGCGGGCGACCTGACGCAGACCGAGGCGCAGATGATCCTGAACGCCGGCCTGTCGCTGATGGCCGTGCAGTACGTGGAGAGCGAGAACGCGTGGACACCCTCGGCGGCCAAGGGGACGCAGAACGGCAACAACGGCGTGGCCTACGCGAAGAGCATCGGCCTGCCGCCGGGGATCAACCTGTGGTGCGACCTGGAGGGCGTGGCCACGAGCACGCCGGCGAGCGAGACCGACGCGTACTGCCGCGCCTGGTACGCCGCGGTGAAGGCGGCCGGGTACGTGCCCGGCCTGTACGTGGGCTGGAACCCGGGGCTGAACCCCACGCAGCTCTGGAAGCTGCCCTTCCAGCACTACTGGCGCTCGTTCAACCTGAACAACGACCAGGTGCCGGCCAACCGCGGCACGCAGATGACGCAGCGCTCGCACGGCGCGCTCCCCGGCCTGGACCCGTCCACCTTCGACGAGGACGTGATCACCGGCGACCACATGGGCGGCGTGCCCGTCTGGCTGTCGCCGCTCGGCTGA
- a CDS encoding MerR family transcriptional regulator, producing MARDGWKVGELAGATGLTVRTLHHYDEIGLLRPSRRTPSGHRLYAERDVARLQQVTSLRELGFPLEEIRGMLDRRAVSPRETIALHLKRLREQMDAQRRLCERLERIAAQLDRAETVSADELIRTIEATTMFDKYFTPEQREELKTRADTIGQDQIRAVEGEWERLMAEVRAEMDRGTDPADPKVQALAARWMELVRGFTGGNPEILGSLNTMWQQETTIHGIETAPVREMMAYVQRALEAGKQS from the coding sequence ATGGCGCGGGATGGATGGAAGGTGGGGGAGCTGGCGGGCGCCACGGGGCTGACCGTGCGCACGCTGCACCACTACGACGAGATCGGGCTGCTGCGGCCGTCGCGCCGCACGCCGTCCGGGCACCGGCTGTACGCCGAGCGGGACGTCGCGCGGCTGCAGCAGGTCACGTCGCTGCGGGAGCTGGGGTTTCCGCTGGAGGAGATCCGCGGGATGCTGGACCGCCGCGCCGTCTCGCCGCGCGAAACCATCGCGCTCCACCTGAAGCGCCTGCGCGAGCAGATGGACGCCCAGCGCCGCCTGTGCGAGCGCCTGGAACGCATCGCCGCCCAGCTGGACCGCGCGGAGACCGTCTCCGCCGACGAGCTCATCCGAACCATCGAGGCAACGACCATGTTCGACAAGTACTTCACCCCCGAGCAGCGCGAGGAGCTGAAGACCCGCGCCGACACCATCGGGCAGGACCAGATCCGCGCCGTGGAGGGCGAGTGGGAGCGGCTGATGGCCGAGGTGCGCGCGGAGATGGACCGCGGCACCGACCCCGCCGACCCGAAGGTGCAGGCGCTGGCCGCGCGCTGGATGGAGCTGGTGCGCGGCTTCACCGGCGGCAACCCGGAGATCCTGGGGTCGCTGAACACCATGTGGCAGCAGGAGACCACCATCCACGGCATCGAGACGGCGCCCGTGCGCGAGATGATGGCCTACGTGCAGCGCGCGCTGGAGGCGGGGAAGCAGTCGTAG
- the asd gene encoding archaetidylserine decarboxylase (Phosphatidylserine decarboxylase is synthesized as a single chain precursor. Generation of the pyruvoyl active site from a Ser is coupled to cleavage of a Gly-Ser bond between the larger (beta) and smaller (alpha chains). It is an integral membrane protein.) produces the protein MPESDRPHPAPAEIAENPEVPGARARAMLGALRRLPQGALSRAFGRLADVPLPKPLRKPVLGGFARMVGADVGEAAQPLESFGSLNRFFVRELKPGARAWPHDPRVAASPVDGATGQMGRVSGGKLIQAKGRDYSLRDLLNEDGQWERFDGGAFVTLYLSPKDYHRIHAPCDGTIPRARHVPGALMPVNLPAVMHLPDLFARNERLLCYLDGPLGRVAVVAVGAYNVGRISAAFDREWNAAPGTGGWITNRRGMEAATKTYDPPVSIRQGDHIMTFHLGSTVVLVFEPGRVELSPELSLGSAVRLGMEIGRAPGS, from the coding sequence ATGCCCGAGTCCGACCGTCCCCACCCCGCGCCCGCCGAGATCGCGGAGAACCCCGAGGTCCCCGGCGCGCGTGCGCGGGCGATGCTGGGCGCGCTCCGGCGACTGCCGCAGGGCGCGCTCAGCCGCGCCTTCGGCCGCCTGGCGGACGTGCCGCTTCCCAAGCCGCTGCGCAAGCCGGTGCTGGGCGGGTTCGCGCGGATGGTGGGCGCCGACGTGGGCGAGGCCGCGCAGCCGCTGGAAAGCTTCGGCTCGCTGAACCGCTTCTTCGTGCGCGAGCTGAAGCCCGGCGCGCGCGCGTGGCCGCACGACCCGCGCGTCGCCGCGTCGCCGGTGGACGGGGCGACGGGGCAGATGGGGCGCGTTTCGGGGGGAAAGCTGATCCAGGCGAAGGGGCGCGACTACTCGCTCCGCGACCTGCTGAACGAGGACGGGCAGTGGGAGCGCTTCGACGGAGGCGCGTTCGTCACCCTGTACCTGAGCCCGAAGGACTATCACCGCATCCACGCGCCCTGCGACGGGACGATCCCGCGCGCGCGCCACGTCCCCGGCGCGCTGATGCCGGTGAACCTCCCCGCGGTGATGCACCTGCCCGACCTGTTCGCGCGCAACGAGCGGCTGCTGTGCTACCTGGACGGGCCGCTGGGGCGCGTGGCGGTCGTGGCGGTCGGTGCCTACAACGTGGGCCGCATCTCTGCCGCGTTCGACCGCGAGTGGAACGCCGCGCCCGGCACCGGCGGGTGGATCACCAACCGCCGCGGCATGGAAGCCGCGACGAAGACGTACGATCCGCCTGTCTCCATCCGCCAGGGCGACCACATCATGACCTTCCACCTGGGCTCCACCGTGGTCCTCGTCTTCGAGCCGGGACGCGTGGAGCTGTCGCCGGAGCTCTCCCTCGGCAGCGCCGTACGCCTGGGGATGGAGATCGGGCGCGCGCCGGGAAGCTGA
- a CDS encoding pitrilysin family protein, producing MTDTTAPTSALRFPVRTLTLGNGMRIVCHEDRAAPIVAVHLMYRVGSRHETPGRTGLAHLLEHLMFEGSLHAPKGQFDDLLERVGGTNNGSTWLDRTNYYETVPSHAVELPLWLERDRMGFFLPCLTGEMLEVQRGVVMNERKQAYENRPYGLADERLHQMLFGEGHPYAWPTIGYMADLERISLDDARGFYSTYYTPGNAVLVFAGDIGADEAAALAERYFGDLPHGPPIPPPIHPPDPAPAAAVRREVMEDEVSFPRVYQAWATPPYGTREWVALDVLAYLLADGDSSRLQRALIREGRLAQEVDTYLYPTAVCGVIGVVATARTGVAPETLEEAIRRVLDDVAANGVTDDEVLGAVRRVRRDQVGELATVEERAESLAYAATVLGEPEALERVFDLYAEVTPDEVRRAAAEWLDAERGATLAVVPAPGSAAPDDDDDGDDDFDDEEDGDE from the coding sequence GTGACCGACACCACCGCACCGACTTCCGCGCTGCGCTTTCCCGTGCGCACGCTCACGCTGGGCAACGGGATGCGCATCGTCTGCCACGAGGACCGCGCGGCGCCCATCGTGGCCGTGCACCTGATGTACCGCGTGGGCAGCCGCCACGAGACCCCCGGCCGCACCGGCCTGGCGCATCTCCTCGAGCACCTGATGTTCGAGGGCTCGCTGCACGCGCCCAAGGGGCAGTTCGACGACCTGCTGGAGCGCGTGGGCGGCACCAACAACGGCTCCACCTGGCTGGACCGCACCAACTACTACGAGACCGTGCCCTCGCACGCGGTGGAGCTTCCGCTCTGGCTGGAGCGCGACCGCATGGGCTTCTTCCTCCCCTGCCTCACCGGCGAGATGCTGGAGGTGCAGCGCGGGGTGGTGATGAACGAGCGCAAGCAGGCGTACGAGAACCGCCCATACGGCCTGGCCGACGAGCGGCTGCACCAGATGCTCTTCGGCGAGGGACACCCGTACGCCTGGCCCACCATCGGCTACATGGCCGACCTGGAGCGCATCTCGCTGGACGACGCGCGCGGATTCTACTCGACCTACTACACGCCCGGCAACGCGGTGCTGGTCTTCGCCGGCGACATCGGCGCCGACGAGGCGGCCGCGCTGGCCGAGCGCTACTTCGGCGACCTGCCGCACGGGCCGCCCATCCCCCCGCCCATCCATCCGCCCGACCCCGCGCCCGCCGCCGCCGTGCGCCGCGAGGTGATGGAGGACGAGGTCAGCTTCCCGCGCGTCTACCAGGCGTGGGCCACGCCGCCGTACGGGACGCGCGAGTGGGTCGCCCTCGACGTGCTGGCCTATCTCCTGGCCGACGGCGACAGCTCGCGGCTGCAGCGCGCGCTGATCCGCGAGGGGCGGCTGGCGCAGGAGGTGGACACCTATCTCTATCCCACCGCCGTCTGCGGGGTGATCGGCGTCGTCGCCACCGCGCGGACGGGGGTGGCGCCGGAGACGCTGGAGGAGGCCATCCGCCGCGTGCTGGACGATGTGGCGGCGAACGGCGTGACCGACGACGAGGTGCTGGGCGCCGTCCGCCGCGTGCGCCGCGACCAGGTGGGCGAGCTGGCCACGGTGGAGGAGCGCGCCGAATCGCTCGCCTACGCCGCCACCGTGTTGGGCGAGCCGGAGGCGCTGGAGCGCGTCTTCGACCTGTACGCCGAGGTGACGCCCGACGAGGTGCGCCGCGCCGCCGCCGAGTGGCTGGACGCGGAGCGCGGCGCCACCCTGGCCGTCGTCCCCGCGCCCGGCTCGGCCGCGCCGGATGACGATGATGATGGAGATGACGATTTCGACGACGAGGAGGATGGCGATGAGTGA
- a CDS encoding pitrilysin family protein encodes MSESTLAVLAAPRLGPPPAPRVPVPQRWTLANGLRVIAAPRHGVPQVVLRLVLPAGAMADPPGYAGTASLVGHLVAEGTASLAAEELHARLDLLGAAVHPHVGHDFAEIELVLLSETLREGVGLLAEIASRPSFPEHEVERVRAESLDALVARHDEPANVADDRAALEVFGAGHPYGIPSFGTEEGIRAVPREALVAFHAERYRPGGAFLVAAGEFDAGELREALEAGFAGWTGDAPPVVYPPAPPRPPMAGKLVYQPWEDAAQSEIRIAGGGMARRDPDWIRAGVTNFLLGGSTITGRLGANLREDKGWTYGVRSSFSAGIVAGGWVAETAVDVGVTADAVSEMLREMRRLAEEPVDEAELRRAQDALMLSLPRMFETPAGVASRLSTIEAFGLPHDWWDRFPAAVEAVTTADVARMAREHFDPERLVRVVVGGGMEG; translated from the coding sequence ATGAGTGAATCGACGCTCGCCGTCCTCGCCGCGCCGCGGCTGGGGCCGCCGCCCGCGCCGCGCGTTCCCGTCCCCCAGCGGTGGACGCTGGCGAACGGGCTGCGCGTGATCGCCGCGCCTCGCCACGGCGTGCCGCAGGTGGTGCTGCGCCTCGTCCTTCCCGCCGGCGCGATGGCCGACCCGCCGGGGTACGCGGGCACCGCCTCGCTCGTCGGCCACCTGGTGGCCGAGGGAACGGCGTCGCTGGCGGCGGAGGAGCTGCACGCGCGGCTGGACCTGCTCGGCGCCGCGGTGCATCCGCACGTGGGCCACGACTTCGCCGAGATCGAGCTGGTGCTGCTGTCGGAGACGCTGCGCGAGGGGGTGGGGCTGCTGGCGGAGATCGCCAGCCGGCCGTCGTTCCCCGAGCACGAGGTGGAGCGCGTGCGGGCCGAGTCGCTGGACGCGCTGGTCGCCCGCCACGACGAGCCGGCGAACGTGGCCGACGACCGCGCGGCGCTGGAGGTGTTCGGCGCCGGGCACCCGTACGGCATCCCCTCGTTCGGCACCGAGGAGGGGATCCGCGCCGTGCCGCGCGAGGCGCTGGTCGCCTTCCACGCGGAGCGCTATCGCCCCGGCGGCGCCTTCCTGGTGGCCGCGGGGGAGTTCGATGCGGGGGAGCTGCGCGAGGCGCTGGAGGCGGGGTTCGCGGGGTGGACGGGAGATGCGCCGCCGGTGGTGTACCCCCCCGCCCCGCCCCGTCCGCCGATGGCCGGAAAGCTGGTCTACCAGCCCTGGGAAGATGCGGCGCAGTCGGAGATCCGCATCGCGGGCGGGGGGATGGCGCGCCGCGACCCCGACTGGATCCGCGCGGGGGTGACCAACTTCCTGCTGGGCGGCAGCACCATCACCGGCCGCCTGGGCGCCAACCTGCGCGAGGACAAGGGGTGGACGTACGGCGTGCGCTCGTCGTTCTCCGCCGGGATCGTCGCCGGGGGATGGGTGGCGGAGACGGCCGTCGACGTGGGCGTAACCGCCGACGCGGTGAGCGAGATGCTGCGCGAGATGCGGCGCCTGGCCGAGGAGCCGGTGGACGAGGCGGAGCTCCGCCGCGCCCAGGACGCGCTGATGCTTTCCCTTCCGCGGATGTTCGAGACGCCCGCGGGGGTGGCCAGCCGCCTGTCCACGATCGAGGCGTTCGGGCTGCCGCACGACTGGTGGGACCGCTTCCCCGCCGCCGTCGAGGCGGTGACGACCGCCGACGTGGCGCGGATGGCGCGCGAACACTTCGATCCGGAGCGGCTGGTGCGGGTGGTGGTGGGCGGAGGGATGGAGGGGTAG